The following coding sequences lie in one Cannabis sativa cultivar Pink pepper isolate KNU-18-1 chromosome 5, ASM2916894v1, whole genome shotgun sequence genomic window:
- the LOC115715974 gene encoding probable carboxylesterase 120, with protein sequence MGDLIRQNPDGTYTRLVSMPTTPASADPSSLSEVLTKDVTFNPTNNTWVRIYLPKKALVNNSSTTTNKLPLIVYYHGGGFYFTTVATTLNHNFCDTMSTQLDAVVVSVEYRMAPENRLPAAYDDAMEALDWIKSTDEIWLREYADISNCFLIGTSAGGNILHHVGVRASAAVEELAPLEIRGLIFHHPFFGGVTRTESEIRGVNDPVIPQVSTDLCWELGLPIGADRDHKYSNPMADDQWSVNCARIKNLGWRLLVAGGDRDPVFDRQMMFVEMLKKDGVNVISHFIQGNPHGVEITEPSTAPALFVSIKKFINNDM encoded by the coding sequence ATGGGAGATTTAATTCGTCAAAATCCAGACGGTACCTACACCCGACTGGTATCAATGCCGACCACCCCAGCCTCAGCAGATCCATCATCACTTTCTGAGGTTTTAACCAAAGATGTCACGTTTAACCCAACCAACAACACTTGGGTCCGAATATACTTGCCCAAAAAAGCACTAGTTAATAACTCCTCCACTACAACCAATAAGCTTCCTCTTATTGTGTACTACCATGGCGGTGGCTTCTACTTCACTACCGTTGCGACAACACTTAACCACAATTTTTGCGACACAATGTCGACACAACTTGACGCCGTGGTGGTCTCCGTTGAGTACCGCATGGCCCCGGAGAATCGGCTCCCAGCTGCATACGATGACGCCATGGAGGCGTTGGATTGGATTAAATCCACGGACGAAATTTGGTTACGTGAATATGCCGACATCTCTAACTGTTTTCTTATAGGGACCAGTGCAGGGGGCAACATACTCCACCATGTTGGAGTGCGTGCGTCAGCAGCTGTCGAAGAACTTGCACCGTTGGAGATCCGAGGGCTCATATTTCATCATCCGTTTTTTGGTGGGGTCACGAGGACTGAATCCGAGATAAGAGGTGTCAACGATCCTGTTATTCCTCAAGTCTCCACTGATCTGTGTTGGGAACTTGGATTACCAATCGGCGCCGACCGCGATCACAAGTACTCCAATCCAATGGCGGATGATCAGTGGTCTGTCAATTGTGCTCGAATTAAAAATTTGGGGTGGCGTTTGCTGGTTGCAGGGGGTGATCGTGATCCTGTGTTTGATCGCCAAATGATGTTTGTGGAGATGCTCAAGAAAGATGGGGTTAATGTTATTTCACATTTTATTCAAGGAAATCCTCATGGGGTCGAGATTACGGAACCGAGTACAGCTCCAGCGCTATTTGTTTCAATTAAAAAGTTCATAAATAATGACATGTGA